Proteins from a genomic interval of Dama dama isolate Ldn47 chromosome 1, ASM3311817v1, whole genome shotgun sequence:
- the LOC133053989 gene encoding olfactory receptor 52H1-like, whose protein sequence is MTMYNLTGYNTGAFTLLGIPGLEQYHVWIGIPFCLIYFMAIVGNSILLNAMAHSLHAPMFFFLSMLVITDLILSTTCVPKALSIFWFGAQEIRFPGCLTQLFFLHYSFVLDSSILLAMAFDCYVAICSPLRYTTIMTPRTIVTVAVGISFRSFCVIFPCVFLVNRLPFCRTHDIPHTYCEHIGVALLACADISINIWYGFCVPIMAVISDVILIAISYILILCAVFHLPSQDARQKALGTCGSHVCVILMFYIPAFFSILAHRFGHNVPQTFHIVFANLYVIIPPALNPVVYGVKTKKIRDKVIFLLFPMRSY, encoded by the coding sequence ATGACCATGTACAATCTGACTGGCTACAACACAGGTGCCTTCACCCTTTTGGGTATTCCAGGACTTGAGCAGTACCACGTCTGGATCGGCATCCCCTTTTGCCTCATCTATTTCATGGCCATTGTGGGTAATAGTATCCTTCTGAATGCAATGGCGCATAGTCTTCATGCACCcatgttctttttcctttctatgcTGGTTATTACTGACCTCATACTATCTACCACCTGTGTCCCAAAAGCTCTGAGCATCTTCTGGTTTGGTGCCCAGGAAATCAGGTTTCCCGGCTGTCTCACACAATTATTCTTTCTGCACTACAGCTTTGTTCTGGACTCATCTATACTGCTGGCCATGGCATTTGactgctatgtggccatctgttcACCCTTGAGATACACCACTATTATGACCCCCAGGACCATTGTCACAGTTGCTGTGGGAATCTCCTTCAGAAGCTTCTGTGTTATTTTCCCATGTGTTTTCCTTGTAAATCGTCTACCCTTCTGCAGGACACATGACATCCCTCACACATACTGTGAGCACATAGGTGTTGCCCTACTAGCCTGTGCTGACATCTCCATCAATATCTGGTATGGGTTTTGTGTTCCCATCATGGCCGTCATCTCAGATGTGATTTTAATTGCTATTTCCTACATCCTCATCCTCTGTGCTGTCTTTCACCTCCCTTCTCAGGATGCTCGCCAGAAGGCCCTGGGCACCTGTGGTTCCCACGTCTGTGTCATCCTCATGTTCTATATACCAGCGTTCTTCTCCATCCTTGCACATCGCTTTGGTCACAATGTCCCTCAGACCTTTCACATTGTGTTTGCCAACCTCTATGTTATCATCCCACCTGCCCTCAACCCTGTCGTGTATGGAGTAAAGACCAAGAAAATCCGAGACAAAGTCATTTTCCTGCTCTTTCCTATGAGGTCCTATTGA